A region of the Cannabis sativa cultivar Pink pepper isolate KNU-18-1 chromosome 3, ASM2916894v1, whole genome shotgun sequence genome:
AATTTTTAGCTCTGCAAATTTTTATGTGGTCACTCATTGCAGAAGCTCTTCAAATACTTAAATATAACATTACCTGGTACTTCCTGAGCTGTATGCCCGCGTTTTGGACAAGGATCTTTTGCATTGTCTGAAACTTTAGGCCGAGGGGGCATAGGCTGCTGCGGTTGGGGCCCATATGTGTTGGGATAGTGATGGGGCGGCGTAGGCTGCTGCAATGGAGGCCCAAATGTGTTGGGATGGTGATAGGGCGGCATAGGCTGCTGCAATGGAAGCCCAAATGTGTTGGGATAGTGATGGGGCGGCGTAGGCTGCTGCAATGGAATCCCAAATATGTTGGGATAGTGATAGGGCGGCGTAGGCTGCTGCAACGGGGTCTCATATGTGGAGGGATAGTGATAGGGCGACAGAGCAGGCTGCTGCAATGGGGGCTCATACGTGTAGGGATAGTGATAGGGTAGCAGAGGCTGCTGCAATGGGGCCCCATATGTGTGAGGGTAGTGATAGGGCGTCAAAGGAGCCTGCTGCGATGGGACCCCATACATGTTGAGATAGTGATAGGGCGTTGGAGGAGGCTGTTGCGATGGTGGTGGTGGCGACATCTGCCATGGATATTGAGAAGTTGAGGGTCCATGCATGCTGACATGAGGTTGAGATGGCCTAGTTGAATTCTTCTCCACATGCATTTGAATTAGATCTATTTGCTTTTGCAATTTAATTACCAGTTCCTTCAATCTTTGTATTTCCTCAGGTGATTGTTGAGTAGGATCAGTTGGGTCCTGATCGCTAGTACCATCTTCACTGTAGTAGCTTTCAACATCTGTAGGTATTTGATACTAAGAATGCCAAATTTGTTAGCAAGTAAGAAACATATTTATTACTACTCAATACATATATAGTTAGAAACATTCTACTTTAAAATCATCATAAAGTAATACTAACATATAATGTTCATTACAAAAATTAGTcactatcatcatcatcaatcaAACTTAAGTCTATTAGTGAAAAAAATTGTTAACTTGAACTACTTTCCAATCTGAACCTCTAAAAATTTATTAAGATAGAAAACTTGTTTTGTTTAGTCGGAAAGTATGCACAACTCATCTTTATATCATTCACTGCTGACATAtattagttatattatttttaacaatttttttcttcttatttagaTTTATGTTGAATCATTTACACTGACATAATGCCACTGAATAGTGAATATGCACCACTAACTCAGCTTCTCCGAACTGGTCAAAAGCACATATgatgaaaataatgaaaaaaaaatattatcactatataataataacagtttgagaataaaaataaaaaatataaatttcatactacaaacaaaaatatgtaagataaaaataaaaaatataaattttatggggacaaatataaaaatatataaggacacaaatatcttttttattttttatttttatgggatcaaaatataaaatactcaaaaatttatattatatccCCACATGCCCCCCTCCCTCCCAATTGGTAACAATATGCCTTTCATTTCTTATAACGAAAATTGGTAACAATTGGTAACAATATCCCTCCCATAGTGATGAAAATTTTATAACGAAGTAACTAacatattttattcaatttattcaaaaaaaaaaaaaacatattttattcaatttaaaaaataataattacaatttttaaaTGAACTAATTTGtgattttataatattaacacttttttatatttatgattaaatttattgatctttttatttatttgattatttaaaattaaatataaatttatcttcattaatttttttttttgagagaatttattttcatcttcattacTTAAGCCTTGTTTTTTTGAACAAATTACTTAAGCCTTGTTAGTTATTAGTATTTTACCAATGATATGAATTAATAATATTACTTTTcctttcaaaaataatattatttttctattaattttctttttgaaacttatttttctattaattgaagtattacaattaattatgattcaaagTATTTCATAATAACTTTAGTTACTTAAAATCGtattaattattgaaaaattatttcatatactattttttttaattttttttttcaaatttacggtttaaaTTGCTCCGTTGGTTACTCCGGTAGTTTCTATATTAATTGCTATGTAAATTTTAATTGCGATTTAAGTTGCTATGTTAGTTGCTATAGAAGTTTCTatatagaatttcgtaaaaattcataaaaaaaactgttttaaagtatataaaaaaaaactattaatttttttattttttattttatttttattattattattattattaataaagtagaACTTCATTTATCTTTATCACCCATTAACCAGGCACATGCATATAAAACTAACTAATATATcacaaaaatttataattgtaATAACAATGAGAATGTTCTAATCACTAATATATCAGaaacataaattatttttaaacacacccaatttttatataaataaacacaaaagAATTAACACAATCACCAATCTAATATGCAATCCCCTAATTAATTCTAACACATATTTACTTACCTTCGCCGAGGGAGACGAAGACGAACTGTCGAGAGTGTCGAGACTGGAGAGAGAGGGACTGTCCAAATATTCATccaaaaataacacaaatataataacaaatcaaaatttgattatatccagAAATTGATCAATTTTACTT
Encoded here:
- the LOC115708839 gene encoding pollen-specific leucine-rich repeat extensin-like protein 3; the encoded protein is MLGPPASLRLSPSPSLSSLDTLDSSSSSPSAKYQIPTDVESYYSEDGTSDQDPTDPTQQSPEEIQRLKELVIKLQKQIDLIQMHVEKNSTRPSQPHVSMHGPSTSQYPWQMSPPPPSQQPPPTPYHYLNMYGVPSQQAPLTPYHYPHTYGAPLQQPLLPYHYPYTYEPPLQQPALSPYHYPSTYETPLQQPTPPYHYPNIFGIPLQQPTPPHHYPNTFGLPLQQPMPPYHHPNTFGPPLQQPTPPHHYPNTYGPQPQQPMPPRPKVSDNAKDPCPKRGHTAQEVPDHPKLQNTKKVSKVSLSEMMWARLEQFSTMNKFKRLVLLFIGWYMSVNDAGFKALISDMDTSSRGMINEDELRVGLHKLDDQIPDSHVHVLMIIGDLDKDGYLNYLEIVGLFAKLRLIGNDDKYLRIAFELFDENQTKYIEIDDLRHCLADVVHENIEEVVEAIMEEVDIDKDGKISYDEFVAMMMSDIKWRQSSRK